A single region of the Halomicroarcula saliterrae genome encodes:
- a CDS encoding MBL fold metallo-hydrolase, translated as MEVQFLGGADEIGRSAVLVDESLLLDYGMASESPPQYPVGDVDPDAVVVSHGHLDHAGAVPALMSSGDLPPVHWTPPTRDLATTLAEDTLKLHGSTPRCPFTDTDVRRLTQASETHGYDESFEAAGYEVTFYNAGHIPGSAHVLVDDGETRLLYTGDFHTGDQRLVAPSTARPEADAVICESTYSDVTHEVRETVEQRFAESVQQTVWEGGTVVVPAFAIGRTQEAMLVCNAHDIDCYVDGMGQRVTKQLKRHPEFLRDADALRGATSSARFVTGRDGQRKRIAEQNTVIITTSGMLNGGPAMTYVPAIRHHPTNKVALTGYQVEGTPGRSLLDTGSAELDGRVMPVSAQVELHEFSAHADRDGLVGFLDNYRDTPVLAVHGDRTAAFAEELRAEGFEASAPTLGETVRL; from the coding sequence ATGGAGGTCCAGTTCCTGGGTGGGGCCGACGAAATCGGGCGCAGCGCCGTCCTCGTAGACGAGTCGCTACTGCTCGACTACGGCATGGCCAGCGAGTCCCCGCCACAGTACCCGGTCGGCGACGTCGACCCCGACGCCGTCGTGGTGAGCCACGGCCATCTGGACCACGCCGGCGCGGTGCCGGCGCTCATGTCCAGTGGCGACCTGCCGCCGGTCCACTGGACCCCGCCGACGCGGGACCTGGCGACGACGCTGGCCGAGGACACGCTGAAACTCCACGGCTCGACGCCGCGCTGTCCCTTTACCGATACTGACGTCCGACGGCTGACACAGGCTTCGGAGACCCACGGCTACGACGAGTCCTTCGAGGCCGCGGGCTACGAGGTGACGTTCTACAACGCCGGTCACATCCCCGGCAGCGCCCACGTGCTGGTGGACGATGGGGAGACTCGCTTGCTCTACACCGGCGACTTCCACACCGGTGACCAGCGACTGGTCGCGCCCTCGACCGCTCGACCCGAGGCCGACGCGGTCATCTGCGAGTCGACGTACTCGGACGTCACTCACGAGGTCCGCGAGACGGTCGAACAGCGCTTCGCCGAGAGCGTGCAACAGACGGTGTGGGAGGGCGGCACCGTCGTGGTTCCGGCGTTCGCTATCGGCCGAACGCAGGAGGCGATGTTAGTCTGTAACGCTCACGATATCGACTGCTACGTCGACGGGATGGGCCAGCGGGTCACGAAACAGCTGAAACGCCATCCCGAGTTCCTTCGGGACGCCGATGCGTTGCGCGGGGCCACGTCGAGCGCGCGGTTCGTGACCGGGCGGGACGGCCAGCGAAAGCGCATCGCCGAGCAGAACACCGTGATTATCACCACGTCGGGAATGCTCAACGGCGGGCCCGCGATGACCTACGTTCCGGCGATTCGCCACCATCCCACAAACAAGGTCGCGCTGACGGGCTACCAGGTCGAGGGAACGCCGGGCCGCTCCCTGCTCGACACCGGCAGCGCCGAACTCGACGGCCGCGTGATGCCCGTCAGCGCGCAGGTCGAACTCCACGAGTTCTCGGCCCACGCCGACCGCGACGGACTGGTCGGCTTCCTCGACAACTACCGCGACACGCCCGTGCTGGCAGTCCACGGCGACCGGACCGCCGCGTTCGCCGAGGAGCTACGGGCGGAGGGGTTCGAGGCCTCGGCACCGACGCTGGGCGAGACGGTACGGCTCTGA
- a CDS encoding ribbon-helix-helix protein, CopG family: MDEAFLNLEEVDVELDEALLDAVDEKAFADHRDNRDAAIRDLLDEWLKQRDGD; this comes from the coding sequence ATGGACGAAGCGTTCCTCAACCTCGAGGAGGTCGACGTCGAGTTGGACGAGGCGTTGCTCGATGCGGTCGACGAGAAGGCCTTCGCGGACCACCGGGACAACCGGGACGCCGCCATCCGCGACCTGCTGGACGAGTGGTTGAAACAGCGGGACGGGGACTGA
- a CDS encoding PAS domain S-box protein has product MTGADSSADYRERVYEAFADRSRPFPTAVEAALTAGTGRLGAGIGFLTRIEDGTQYIEHAVGGHADIQPGEQCPLDEAYCRRTVQLEGHLSVQDARVSPDVPERAYEAFGLGSYIGCKIVAGDAVYGTVCFADEDPRERPFSEAEQLFVELVARLAGRAIERREYEREQAERTAQLRAEKSRFEGIARNSFDVIYRIDTAGQFTYVSEAVERALGYGPAALVGDNFATHISDATTPDALDAFGRLLDGQTVQQLELTFLHRDGREVPMEINATPITNGGSVTAIQGVARDITERKERESEIRLRTRAMDAAEVPITMADATEPDNPIVYVNDAFETVTGYSEAQILGHNCRMLQGPGTDPEGVAVLREGIETNQPATTRILNYRRDGTPFWNRITVTPIEDETGTVTHYLGFQQDVTEQQRITRLVELLNRVLRHNLRNELTVIEGYTDFIHDPPEGIDVQAKIRRPLRRLVSLSERARELEKLAKRAHQPVRLDPSTVLTAVADRHREEFPAATVEVAVDTGRDICAGTELETAIGELVTNAITHDTDGDTTVSLSARDDGDWVVVTVSDDGPGIPQMEVAVVEAGQETPLEHGKGLGLWLVNWVVTQYGGSFQLASEEGTVATLRLPAVGEGQSLADAARRPTALLR; this is encoded by the coding sequence ATGACCGGCGCAGACTCGTCGGCGGACTACCGTGAGCGGGTGTACGAGGCCTTCGCCGACCGGAGCCGGCCGTTCCCGACGGCGGTGGAGGCGGCACTCACTGCCGGGACGGGCCGGCTCGGCGCCGGCATCGGCTTCCTGACGCGAATCGAGGACGGGACCCAGTATATCGAGCACGCCGTCGGCGGACACGCCGATATCCAGCCCGGGGAGCAGTGCCCGCTGGACGAGGCGTACTGTCGGCGGACCGTCCAGCTGGAGGGCCATCTGAGCGTTCAGGACGCGCGGGTGTCACCGGACGTCCCCGAGCGCGCCTACGAGGCCTTCGGTCTGGGGTCGTACATCGGCTGTAAAATAGTCGCTGGCGATGCGGTGTACGGCACGGTCTGTTTCGCCGACGAGGACCCGCGTGAGCGCCCCTTCTCGGAGGCCGAACAGCTGTTCGTCGAACTCGTCGCCCGGCTGGCCGGCCGTGCCATCGAGCGCCGGGAGTACGAGCGCGAACAGGCCGAACGGACGGCCCAGCTGCGGGCCGAGAAATCCCGGTTCGAGGGCATCGCCCGGAACAGCTTCGACGTCATCTACCGCATCGACACCGCCGGGCAGTTCACCTACGTCTCCGAGGCCGTCGAGCGGGCGCTGGGCTACGGGCCGGCAGCGCTCGTCGGCGATAACTTCGCGACGCACATCTCCGACGCCACGACGCCAGATGCGCTCGACGCGTTCGGTCGGCTCCTCGACGGGCAGACGGTCCAACAGCTCGAACTCACGTTCCTCCACCGCGACGGCCGGGAGGTGCCGATGGAAATCAACGCGACGCCCATCACGAACGGGGGTTCGGTGACGGCGATACAGGGCGTCGCCCGGGACATCACCGAGCGCAAGGAGCGCGAATCCGAGATTCGCCTCCGGACGCGGGCGATGGATGCGGCCGAGGTCCCCATCACCATGGCCGACGCGACGGAGCCGGACAACCCCATCGTCTACGTCAACGACGCTTTCGAGACGGTCACCGGCTACAGCGAAGCCCAGATACTCGGGCACAACTGCCGGATGCTTCAGGGACCGGGCACCGACCCCGAGGGAGTGGCGGTGTTGCGGGAGGGCATCGAAACGAATCAGCCCGCCACGACCCGGATTCTGAACTACCGCCGCGACGGGACGCCGTTCTGGAACCGCATCACGGTGACCCCCATCGAGGACGAGACCGGGACGGTGACGCACTACCTCGGCTTCCAGCAGGACGTGACCGAGCAACAGCGCATCACGCGTCTCGTGGAGCTACTGAACCGCGTGCTCCGGCACAACCTCCGCAACGAACTCACCGTCATCGAGGGGTACACGGACTTCATCCACGACCCTCCAGAGGGGATCGACGTCCAGGCCAAAATCCGCCGGCCGCTCCGCCGGCTGGTGTCGCTCAGCGAGCGGGCCCGCGAACTGGAGAAGCTCGCAAAGCGGGCCCACCAGCCGGTCCGGCTCGACCCGTCCACCGTCCTGACGGCTGTCGCCGACAGACACCGCGAGGAGTTCCCGGCCGCGACGGTCGAGGTCGCCGTCGACACCGGCCGGGACATCTGTGCCGGGACCGAACTCGAGACCGCCATCGGCGAACTGGTGACCAACGCCATCACCCACGACACCGACGGCGACACGACCGTCTCGCTTTCCGCCCGCGACGACGGCGACTGGGTCGTCGTGACCGTCAGCGACGACGGCCCCGGCATCCCGCAGATGGAGGTCGCGGTCGTCGAGGCGGGTCAGGAGACGCCGCTGGAACACGGCAAAGGGCTCGGGCTCTGGCTCGTCAACTGGGTCGTCACGCAGTACGGCGGCTCGTTCCAGCTCGCTTCGGAAGAGGGGACCGTCGCCACGCTCCGCCTGCCGGCCGTCGGGGAGGGCCAGTCTCTCGCGGACGCCGCACGACGGCCGACGGCGCTGTTGCGGTAG
- a CDS encoding cupin domain-containing protein has translation MERTHLEFDRYFEVAMATEEAQAAEMTVEPGRSVGGPENYHADSDQWLFVVSGTGVATVDGADERIDAGDLLRIEAGERHGIENDGDEPLETVNFYTPPR, from the coding sequence ATGGAGCGAACCCATCTGGAGTTCGACCGCTACTTCGAGGTCGCTATGGCGACCGAGGAGGCACAGGCCGCCGAGATGACCGTCGAACCCGGCCGGAGCGTCGGCGGGCCGGAGAACTACCACGCCGACAGCGACCAGTGGCTGTTCGTCGTCTCGGGGACGGGCGTCGCAACGGTGGACGGTGCCGACGAGCGCATCGACGCGGGCGACCTGCTCCGCATCGAGGCCGGCGAGCGCCACGGCATCGAGAACGACGGCGACGAGCCACTGGAGACGGTGAACTTCTACACGCCGCCCAGATAG
- a CDS encoding type II toxin-antitoxin system VapC family toxin translates to MSVFVDTGVFYAHHDTDASRHAVGMDALNTVLKSPEYGYVLTSDYVYDEVVTLTHRRTGDIAAGIEVGRRIRGEGYPDAIEVLHGSRQQFADAVTVHQEYADHRLSFTDAMTVTLVDYHDIDTVLSFDDDFDGVVDRLDPATIAAP, encoded by the coding sequence ATGAGCGTCTTTGTCGATACAGGCGTATTCTACGCACACCACGACACCGACGCTAGCCGGCATGCTGTCGGGATGGATGCGCTGAACACCGTGCTCAAATCGCCCGAGTACGGATACGTGCTGACGAGCGACTACGTGTACGACGAAGTCGTGACACTCACTCACCGGCGAACTGGCGATATTGCTGCCGGAATCGAGGTTGGCCGACGTATTCGCGGCGAGGGATATCCCGACGCTATCGAGGTCCTACACGGCTCACGGCAGCAGTTCGCAGATGCTGTTACCGTTCATCAGGAGTATGCCGACCACAGGCTCAGCTTCACCGATGCGATGACAGTCACGCTGGTCGATTACCACGATATAGACACAGTTCTGAGCTTCGACGATGACTTCGACGGCGTCGTTGATCGCCTCGATCCAGCGACGATTGCCGCTCCCTGA
- a CDS encoding SOUL family heme-binding protein — protein MRSRLRPLLAALGAAVTLWVAWGLYVTRTTARVPFETVDELDGVEIRQYPQTVLVETTAPTAGEAFRRLFGYLSGANEGEKRVEMTAPVRTDGATVAMTAPVRTDTDGDGVTMTFWLPASYTPATAPVPTDPRVSLVVEPPRTAAVREFGWYATARRVGRARERLLGTLAADGVEALGDPVVLQYNDPWTPPFMRHNEVAVDIDPTTLSVD, from the coding sequence ATGCGCTCCCGTCTCCGGCCGCTGCTTGCCGCCCTCGGGGCGGCGGTCACGCTCTGGGTCGCGTGGGGACTGTACGTCACCCGGACGACGGCGCGGGTCCCGTTCGAGACTGTCGACGAACTGGACGGCGTCGAGATACGCCAGTACCCACAGACCGTCCTCGTCGAAACGACGGCGCCGACGGCCGGCGAGGCCTTCCGCCGGCTGTTTGGCTACCTCTCCGGGGCGAACGAGGGCGAGAAGCGTGTCGAGATGACGGCACCGGTTCGGACCGACGGCGCCACCGTCGCGATGACGGCGCCGGTGCGGACCGACACGGACGGGGACGGCGTGACGATGACGTTCTGGCTCCCCGCGTCGTACACTCCCGCGACCGCTCCCGTGCCGACCGACCCCCGCGTCAGTCTGGTCGTCGAGCCACCACGGACGGCCGCCGTCCGCGAGTTCGGCTGGTACGCGACCGCCCGCCGCGTCGGTCGCGCCCGCGAGCGACTGCTCGGGACGCTCGCGGCCGACGGCGTCGAGGCGCTGGGCGACCCGGTCGTCCTCCAGTACAACGACCCGTGGACCCCGCCGTTCATGCGGCACAACGAGGTCGCGGTCGATATCGACCCGACGACGCTTTCCGTCGACTGA
- a CDS encoding hemolysin family protein gives MQPVEITVRLLAGLALILANGFFVAIEFALTRARQFTESEFVGDGNPALERAWEMTSELEIYLTSCQVGITASSIAVGIVAEPALAALFEPAFAGSRLAGIGLGAAIAFAIINLVHLTHGEQTPTYLGVERSRFVCRYGATPLYWFAKLISPLISVGDRVAKWTLGLFGVEMSGAWLEAEEDVIETQADLRNKLHATLDESDLSDERREEVLAALHAGDQQVRDVMVPAGSVVALSTADSDAENARKVAETPHTRYPLTGADSDDLLGTVYVPELLRAAADTASEGDLLAGVDLEAVAAPPMTMSADTSVSDAIDRFQAESQELAVVLEDGEVLGLLTVTDALEAVVGDIRDPMDEQAGVA, from the coding sequence ATGCAACCGGTCGAGATCACCGTCAGACTGCTGGCCGGGCTCGCGCTCATCCTCGCCAACGGCTTCTTCGTCGCCATCGAGTTCGCGCTGACCCGGGCGCGACAGTTCACCGAGTCGGAGTTCGTCGGCGACGGGAACCCCGCGCTCGAACGGGCCTGGGAGATGACGAGCGAACTGGAGATATATCTGACCAGCTGTCAGGTCGGCATCACGGCCTCCTCCATCGCCGTCGGTATCGTCGCCGAACCGGCGCTCGCGGCGCTGTTCGAGCCGGCCTTCGCTGGGTCGCGGCTGGCGGGTATCGGCCTCGGGGCCGCCATCGCCTTCGCCATCATCAACCTCGTGCACCTCACCCACGGCGAGCAGACGCCGACGTATCTGGGCGTCGAGCGCTCTCGCTTCGTCTGTCGGTACGGCGCGACGCCGCTGTACTGGTTCGCGAAGCTCATCTCGCCGCTCATCTCCGTCGGCGACAGGGTCGCGAAGTGGACCCTGGGCCTCTTCGGCGTCGAGATGTCCGGCGCGTGGCTCGAAGCCGAGGAGGACGTCATCGAGACGCAGGCCGACCTCCGCAACAAGCTCCACGCGACTCTCGACGAGAGCGACCTCTCCGACGAGCGACGCGAGGAGGTGCTCGCGGCGCTGCACGCCGGCGACCAGCAGGTCCGTGACGTGATGGTCCCCGCCGGGAGCGTCGTCGCGCTCTCGACGGCCGACAGCGACGCCGAGAACGCTCGGAAGGTCGCCGAGACGCCCCACACCCGGTATCCGCTGACCGGTGCGGACAGCGACGACCTGCTCGGCACCGTCTACGTCCCCGAACTGCTCCGGGCGGCGGCCGACACCGCGAGCGAGGGCGACCTGCTGGCCGGGGTGGACCTCGAAGCCGTCGCCGCCCCGCCCATGACGATGTCGGCCGACACGAGCGTCAGCGACGCCATCGACCGGTTCCAGGCCGAGAGTCAGGAGCTGGCAGTCGTGCTCGAAGACGGCGAGGTGTTGGGCCTGCTCACCGTCACCGACGCGCTGGAAGCCGTCGTGGGTGACATCCGCGACCCGATGGACGAACAGGCTGGAGTGGCATAG